From Bacillus basilensis, a single genomic window includes:
- a CDS encoding DUF3896 domain-containing protein: MKPAYDYNATKKYLEEKKQQLCNKLSNMHLSKKEREQLKLEIDNYEYIINVVEMNHYERGFSR, translated from the coding sequence ATGAAACCAGCTTACGACTACAATGCTACAAAAAAGTATTTAGAAGAAAAGAAACAACAGCTATGCAACAAACTTAGTAATATGCATCTATCTAAAAAAGAACGTGAACAATTAAAACTTGAGATTGATAACTACGAATATATTATAAATGTAGTCGAAATGAATCATTATGAACGAGGATTTTCACGTTAA